The following proteins are encoded in a genomic region of Sneathiella marina:
- the miaB gene encoding tRNA (N6-isopentenyl adenosine(37)-C2)-methylthiotransferase MiaB, protein MTKKLYISTYGCQMNVYDSARMADIMAPLGYSLTEKPEGADMAILNTCHIREKASEKTFSELGRLRNMRSKKLDRDDGDMVIAVAGCVAQAEGAEIMKRAPYVNMVFGPQSYHLLPQMVAQASRGAGHILETDFPVDAKFDHLPSEAIDTNLSAFLTVQEGCDKFCAFCVVPYTRGAEFSRPVAHIVAEAKRMIAGGTQEITLLGQNVNAYHGTLESGASATLAELIYRLAELDGLKRLRYTTSHPLEMSEDLLRAHRDVDVLMPYLHLPVQAGSDRILDAMNRRHTAQEYRAIIDKLRDYRPDLALSGDFIVGFPGESDKDFEDTLQLVRDVDYAQAYSFKYSPRPGTPAAGLDGQMIPEDVKSERLAELQRLLNAQQLAYNQSFVGREIKVLLEREGKRDGQLVGRSPYMQSVFVPSPSHRIGRIATVIVQEGNANSLRGELKPGNVADAA, encoded by the coding sequence GTGACCAAAAAACTTTATATTTCGACATATGGCTGCCAGATGAATGTTTATGATTCCGCCCGGATGGCGGATATCATGGCGCCGCTGGGCTATTCCCTGACTGAAAAACCGGAAGGCGCCGATATGGCGATCCTGAATACCTGTCATATTCGGGAAAAAGCCTCCGAAAAAACCTTCTCCGAGTTGGGGCGCTTACGCAATATGAGGTCCAAAAAGCTGGACCGGGACGATGGCGACATGGTTATTGCTGTCGCCGGTTGCGTCGCCCAGGCCGAAGGCGCCGAAATCATGAAACGCGCCCCGTATGTGAATATGGTTTTTGGGCCGCAGTCCTACCATCTGCTCCCGCAAATGGTGGCTCAGGCCTCCCGCGGGGCCGGACATATTCTGGAAACAGATTTTCCGGTTGATGCAAAATTTGATCATTTGCCGAGCGAAGCAATCGATACAAATCTCAGCGCCTTTTTGACCGTTCAGGAAGGCTGCGATAAATTTTGCGCCTTCTGCGTCGTCCCTTACACACGCGGCGCGGAATTTTCACGCCCGGTTGCGCATATCGTGGCGGAAGCAAAACGCATGATTGCCGGGGGTACGCAGGAAATAACGCTCCTTGGCCAGAATGTGAACGCCTATCATGGTACGCTTGAAAGCGGCGCCTCCGCCACTCTCGCCGAGCTGATTTACCGGCTTGCTGAATTGGATGGGCTTAAGCGCTTGCGCTACACAACCTCCCATCCGTTGGAAATGAGTGAGGATCTGCTGCGGGCGCATCGGGATGTTGATGTTCTTATGCCGTATCTGCATTTACCCGTGCAAGCCGGTTCCGACCGGATACTGGACGCCATGAATCGGCGACACACCGCACAGGAATACCGGGCAATTATTGATAAACTTCGAGACTACAGGCCGGATCTGGCCCTGTCCGGTGATTTTATCGTTGGCTTCCCCGGCGAGAGCGACAAGGATTTTGAAGATACATTGCAACTGGTTCGCGATGTGGATTATGCGCAAGCCTACAGCTTCAAATATAGCCCGCGTCCGGGAACGCCCGCCGCCGGGCTGGACGGCCAGATGATACCCGAAGATGTGAAGTCGGAGCGACTGGCCGAGCTCCAACGATTGCTAAACGCGCAACAGCTTGCCTATAATCAGTCGTTTGTCGGGCGGGAAATCAAGGTTCTTCTGGAACGCGAGGGGAAACGCGACGGCCAATTGGTCGGCCGAAGCCCCTATATGCAATCCGTTTTTGTACCATCCCCGTCTCATCGGATCGGGCGTATTGCGACTGTCATTGTCCAAGAGGGAAATGCGAACTCTCTGCGCGGCGAACTTAAACCTGGTAATGTCGCAGATGCGGCGTAG